Proteins from a genomic interval of Kitasatospora herbaricolor:
- a CDS encoding ATP-grasp domain-containing protein, giving the protein MTSSEHVLVVGPGRDFPARIRAARPGARTTVICQLDYIGKVREPGANARVIGVRGDAPDQEWIDLAAAAHARDPFTRIGTFGERDQDHYAVIADALGLSAHTPETVTLVHDKEAMRARLRAAGVDTTACARVADLDELRAFVAAAGTPCVVKPVSSSGSAGVTKVTEDGELPRAFERAAGSYLGLSNTGVLVEEFLAGPQFSVEAFSEAGEHVLVAITRKYSDPESFVELGHVAPAELPADTAAAIEAHVYAVLDALGVGFGPTHTEIVLTPAGPRVIETHVRMGGDMIPTLALEATGVDIDDCTARQTLGEKVLPGIRARLAESRSGARSSAIWFASVAAPGTLDEILGLEQARALPGVTEVAAAARPGAKVGALENSESRVAYARALAATAEEAVRQARAAVAGLEFRLRVRSVDADTV; this is encoded by the coding sequence ATGACTTCGTCCGAGCACGTCCTGGTAGTGGGCCCGGGCCGGGACTTCCCCGCCCGCATCCGCGCCGCCCGGCCCGGCGCCCGCACCACGGTGATCTGCCAGCTGGACTACATCGGCAAGGTCCGCGAGCCCGGGGCGAACGCCCGGGTGATCGGCGTCCGCGGTGACGCCCCCGACCAGGAGTGGATCGACCTGGCGGCCGCGGCGCACGCCCGGGACCCGTTCACCCGGATCGGCACCTTCGGCGAGCGCGACCAGGACCACTACGCGGTGATCGCCGACGCGCTGGGCCTCTCGGCGCACACCCCGGAGACGGTGACGCTGGTCCACGACAAGGAGGCGATGCGGGCCCGGCTGAGGGCGGCCGGTGTGGACACCACGGCCTGCGCCCGGGTCGCCGACCTGGACGAGCTCCGCGCCTTCGTCGCCGCCGCCGGCACGCCGTGCGTGGTGAAGCCGGTCTCCAGCTCGGGCAGCGCGGGCGTCACCAAGGTGACGGAGGACGGTGAACTGCCGCGGGCCTTCGAGCGGGCCGCCGGCAGCTACCTGGGCCTGTCCAACACGGGTGTGCTGGTGGAGGAGTTCCTGGCGGGCCCGCAGTTCAGCGTGGAGGCGTTCTCCGAGGCGGGCGAGCACGTGCTGGTGGCGATCACCCGCAAGTACTCCGACCCGGAGAGCTTCGTGGAGCTGGGCCACGTCGCACCGGCGGAGCTGCCGGCGGACACCGCGGCGGCGATCGAGGCGCACGTGTACGCCGTGCTGGACGCCCTCGGGGTGGGTTTCGGCCCGACGCACACGGAGATCGTCCTGACGCCGGCCGGTCCGCGTGTGATCGAGACCCACGTCCGGATGGGCGGCGACATGATCCCGACCCTGGCCCTGGAGGCGACCGGGGTGGACATCGACGACTGCACGGCCCGCCAGACGCTGGGCGAGAAGGTCCTGCCGGGGATCCGCGCCCGGCTGGCGGAGTCCCGGTCCGGGGCGCGCAGCTCGGCGATCTGGTTCGCCTCGGTGGCCGCCCCCGGGACCCTCGACGAGATCCTCGGCCTGGAGCAGGCCCGCGCGCTGCCCGGCGTGACGGAGGTGGCGGCTGCCGCCCGCCCCGGCGCGAAGGTCGGCGCACTGGAGAACTCGGAGTCGCGGGTGGCCTACGCCCGCGCCCTGGCCGCTACGGCGGAGGAGGCCGTGCGGCAGGCGCGGGCGGCGGTGGCGGGCCTGGAGTTCCGCCTCCGGGTGCGGTCCGTGGACGCCGACACGGTCTGA
- a CDS encoding ATP-grasp domain-containing protein, which produces MPKVLLLSRQPLATRPLQEWLDRTADEIVLLTTPKAVAGAPDALAEHFPQHGLVDDYHSWAAERFAEETARRYGADLVASTSESDVLRAARLRARLGLPGQDVASATAYRDKVVMKRLARAAGIAVPAFAPVDSPADLLDFIEAEGLPAVVKPRLGAGAEGVAILRGPHDVAAFLADEGTSQVPYLPGQWMVESFVTGEFFHVDGIMRDGRVVHAWPGQYSGGLAERIHDELHIGSVLLAPEDGRTAVLARMAADVVAALPAAPHPLAFHLEAWIGPDGVPVLCEIASRAGGALIAEAYERAFGVQLAREGLRAQCGSPLALAGQPAAPSVAVGWVLLPPGHGEFVPPAGPCPVPGAEVTLLLEAGMPRNGVEHVSDAAASVFVEADTAGEVRERLAAAVDWWHLNTAWK; this is translated from the coding sequence ATGCCCAAAGTTCTGCTGCTCTCCCGCCAGCCGCTGGCCACCCGGCCGCTCCAGGAGTGGCTGGACCGCACCGCCGACGAGATCGTCCTGCTGACCACGCCCAAGGCGGTGGCCGGCGCCCCGGACGCGCTGGCCGAGCACTTCCCCCAGCACGGGCTCGTCGACGACTACCACTCCTGGGCGGCCGAACGGTTCGCCGAGGAGACCGCCCGCCGGTACGGCGCCGACCTCGTCGCCAGCACCAGCGAGAGCGACGTGCTGCGGGCGGCCCGCCTGCGGGCCCGGCTCGGGCTCCCCGGCCAGGACGTCGCCTCGGCGACGGCCTACCGGGACAAGGTCGTCATGAAGCGGCTGGCGCGGGCGGCCGGCATCGCGGTGCCCGCCTTCGCCCCTGTCGACAGCCCCGCGGACCTGCTGGACTTCATCGAGGCCGAGGGCCTCCCGGCGGTGGTCAAGCCGCGCCTCGGCGCGGGCGCCGAGGGCGTGGCGATCCTGCGCGGGCCGCACGACGTGGCGGCCTTCCTGGCCGACGAGGGCACCTCGCAGGTGCCGTACCTGCCGGGCCAGTGGATGGTCGAGTCCTTCGTGACCGGGGAGTTCTTCCACGTCGACGGCATCATGCGCGACGGCCGGGTGGTGCACGCCTGGCCGGGCCAGTACAGCGGCGGCCTCGCCGAGCGGATCCACGACGAACTGCACATCGGCAGCGTGCTGCTGGCCCCCGAGGACGGACGCACCGCCGTGCTGGCCCGGATGGCGGCGGACGTGGTGGCCGCGCTGCCGGCCGCCCCGCACCCGCTGGCCTTCCACCTGGAGGCCTGGATCGGGCCGGACGGCGTCCCGGTGCTGTGCGAGATAGCCAGCCGGGCGGGCGGCGCACTGATCGCGGAGGCCTACGAGCGCGCCTTCGGCGTCCAGCTGGCCCGCGAGGGGCTGCGCGCGCAGTGCGGATCGCCGCTGGCCCTGGCCGGGCAGCCAGCCGCGCCCTCGGTCGCCGTCGGCTGGGTCCTGCTGCCGCCGGGCCACGGCGAGTTCGTCCCCCCGGCCGGGCCCTGCCCGGTGCCGGGCGCGGAGGTGACGCTGCTGCTGGAGGCCGGGATGCCGCGCAACGGCGTGGAGCACGTCTCGGACGCGGCGGCCTCGGTGTTCGTCGAGGCGGACACCGCCGGGGAGGTCCGTGAGCGCCTCGCGGCGGCGGTCGACTGGTGGCACCTGAACACGGCGTGGAAGTAG
- a CDS encoding flavin reductase family protein: MTVEGAELRSALRAHAAGVAVLTAAGADGPVGVTVTSFTSVSAAPALVSVTLADTSTTWARLQDCERFGIQLLGAHQADLALRFARPGTDRFAPPTAWRPGPYGVPLLDDCLTWLVCSRYRQLRLGDHHLLVGAVEQVRQGAPGDSLVHLHGDLRPVSAPTPART, translated from the coding sequence GTGACCGTCGAAGGGGCCGAACTGCGGTCGGCGCTGCGGGCCCACGCCGCCGGCGTCGCGGTGCTGACCGCGGCCGGGGCCGACGGGCCGGTGGGGGTGACGGTGACCTCCTTCACCTCCGTCAGCGCCGCCCCGGCACTGGTCTCCGTGACGCTCGCCGACACCTCCACCACCTGGGCCCGGCTCCAGGACTGCGAGCGCTTCGGCATCCAGCTGCTCGGCGCGCACCAGGCGGACCTCGCCCTGCGGTTCGCCCGGCCGGGCACCGACCGCTTCGCGCCGCCCACCGCCTGGCGGCCCGGCCCGTACGGGGTGCCGCTGCTCGACGACTGCCTGACCTGGCTGGTCTGCTCCCGGTACCGGCAGCTCCGGCTGGGCGACCACCATCTGCTGGTGGGCGCCGTCGAGCAGGTCCGGCAGGGGGCGCCCGGCGACAGCCTGGTGCACCTGCACGGGGACCTGCGGCCCGTCTCCGCCCCCACTCCAGCGAGGACCTGA
- a CDS encoding LLM class flavin-dependent oxidoreductase: protein MSTPHRRMMKLGAFLPAPGHHVAAWRHPEARPDGGLDFDYYRSLVRTAERGRFDMVFLSDGAGVRTKYKDADELSRQGRMVHFEPMTLLSALAVHTTRIGLTATCSTTYNEPFTVARQFASLDHLSAGRSGWNVVTSATDAEARNYNLDKQPEHAARYHRAREFMEVVTGLWDSWEDDAFLYDKVSGRFFDPEKLHILGHRGEHFSVKGPLNVARPPQGYPVIVQAGSSPDGQDFAARWAEVVFTVQQTLDQAQVYYRGLKKQVADHGRDPEDVKILPGAFIVVGRTQAEAEDKYETLQALVDPVVGLGMLSYQLGMVDISGYPLDGPLPELPATEGSTGKQQTIYEQARRQGLTIRELYLAVAAGRGHRFLLGTPETVADQLQEWFENEAADGFNIMPDYHPGGLDAIVDLLVPELQRRGLVRTEYEGTTLREHLGLPRPAFGAARAAR from the coding sequence GTGAGCACCCCGCACCGCCGCATGATGAAGCTCGGCGCCTTCCTGCCCGCGCCCGGCCACCACGTCGCCGCCTGGCGCCACCCCGAGGCCCGCCCCGACGGCGGCCTGGACTTCGACTACTACCGCTCGCTGGTGCGGACCGCCGAGCGCGGCCGGTTCGACATGGTGTTCCTGTCCGACGGCGCCGGCGTGCGCACCAAGTACAAGGACGCCGACGAGCTCAGCCGGCAGGGCCGGATGGTCCACTTCGAGCCCATGACGCTGCTCTCGGCGCTCGCCGTGCACACCACCCGGATCGGCCTGACCGCCACCTGCTCCACCACGTACAACGAACCCTTCACCGTCGCCCGGCAGTTCGCCTCGCTGGACCACCTCAGCGCGGGCCGTTCCGGCTGGAACGTGGTGACCTCCGCCACCGACGCCGAGGCCCGCAACTACAACCTGGACAAGCAGCCCGAGCACGCCGCCCGCTACCACCGGGCACGGGAGTTCATGGAGGTCGTCACCGGCCTCTGGGACAGCTGGGAGGACGACGCCTTCCTCTACGACAAGGTGTCGGGCCGTTTCTTCGACCCGGAGAAGCTGCACATCCTCGGCCACCGGGGTGAGCACTTCTCGGTCAAGGGCCCGCTCAACGTGGCGCGGCCGCCGCAGGGCTACCCGGTGATCGTGCAGGCCGGATCGTCCCCGGACGGCCAGGACTTCGCGGCCCGCTGGGCCGAGGTGGTCTTCACCGTGCAGCAGACCCTGGACCAGGCGCAGGTCTACTACCGCGGCCTGAAGAAGCAGGTCGCCGACCACGGCCGCGACCCGGAGGACGTGAAGATCCTGCCCGGCGCCTTCATCGTGGTGGGCCGTACCCAGGCCGAGGCCGAGGACAAGTACGAGACCCTGCAGGCGCTGGTCGACCCGGTCGTCGGGCTCGGCATGCTCTCGTACCAGCTCGGCATGGTCGACATCTCCGGCTACCCGCTGGACGGTCCGCTGCCCGAACTGCCGGCGACCGAGGGCAGCACCGGCAAGCAGCAGACGATCTACGAGCAGGCCAGGCGCCAGGGCCTCACCATCCGCGAGCTGTACCTCGCGGTCGCCGCCGGGCGCGGCCACCGGTTCCTGCTGGGCACCCCGGAGACGGTCGCCGACCAGCTGCAGGAGTGGTTCGAGAACGAGGCCGCCGACGGCTTCAACATCATGCCGGACTACCACCCGGGCGGCCTGGACGCGATCGTCGACCTGCTGGTGCCCGAGCTGCAGCGCCGCGGCCTGGTCCGGACCGAGTACGAGGGCACCACGCTCCGGGAGCACCTGGGCCTGCCCCGCCCGGCCTTCGGCGCAGCCAGGGCCGCCCGGTGA
- a CDS encoding D-2-hydroxyacid dehydrogenase family protein → MRLRCAVLDDFQSVATTLADWSPVQDRVEVTAFTEHFATDGELAAAVADFDIIVTLRERVPFRAALLDRLPRLKLLIASGMRNSVIDLAAADRNGVTVCGTGSSATPPVELTWALLLGLARGIVTENTALRTEGPWQSTVGADLHGRRLGLLGLGKIGSRVARVGLAFGMEVTAWSQHLSKERADQVGVELAPSKEELLRTSDFVSLHLVLGDRTRGLLGASELALLRPTAYLINTSRSGLVDQDALLDALHTGRIAGAGVDVFDIEPLPAGHPMRTAPRLLATPHLGYVAESNYRTYYGHAVEDIEAYLAGAPVRRLG, encoded by the coding sequence ATGCGGTTGCGCTGCGCCGTGCTCGACGACTTCCAGAGCGTCGCCACCACCCTGGCCGACTGGAGTCCCGTGCAGGACCGGGTGGAGGTCACCGCCTTCACCGAGCACTTCGCCACCGACGGCGAACTGGCCGCCGCGGTGGCGGACTTCGACATCATCGTGACCCTGCGCGAACGCGTCCCGTTCCGCGCCGCCCTGCTCGACCGGCTGCCCCGGCTGAAGCTGCTGATCGCCTCCGGCATGCGCAACTCCGTCATCGACCTCGCGGCCGCCGACCGCAACGGCGTCACCGTCTGCGGCACCGGCAGCTCCGCCACCCCGCCGGTCGAGCTGACCTGGGCCCTGCTGCTCGGGCTGGCGCGCGGCATCGTCACCGAGAACACCGCCCTGCGGACGGAGGGCCCCTGGCAGTCCACCGTCGGCGCCGACCTGCACGGCCGCCGGCTGGGGCTGCTCGGACTCGGGAAGATCGGCAGCCGGGTGGCCCGGGTGGGGCTGGCCTTCGGCATGGAGGTGACGGCCTGGAGCCAGCACCTCAGCAAGGAGCGCGCGGACCAGGTCGGCGTCGAACTTGCACCGTCCAAGGAGGAGTTGTTGCGGACCAGCGACTTCGTCTCGCTGCACCTGGTGCTCGGCGACCGCACCCGCGGCCTGCTCGGCGCATCCGAACTGGCGCTGCTGCGGCCCACCGCCTACCTGATCAACACCTCCCGCTCGGGCCTCGTCGACCAGGACGCCCTGCTCGACGCGCTGCACACGGGCCGGATCGCCGGCGCCGGCGTCGACGTGTTCGACATCGAACCGCTGCCGGCCGGCCACCCGATGCGCACCGCCCCCCGGCTGCTGGCCACCCCGCACCTGGGCTACGTGGCGGAGAGCAACTACCGCACGTACTACGGCCACGCCGTCGAGGACATCGAGGCCTACCTGGCCGGCGCGCCGGTCCGCCGGCTCGGCTGA
- a CDS encoding mandelate racemase/muconate lactonizing enzyme family protein has protein sequence MIRLTHREVVIALGEPFVSNTGVTTEVRQSVVELAWEGLRGHGTARGADPAELDACAPLLAGASPFGLRAALARLDHLAPAARSAVDMALHDLLGKACGQPLHRLLGLDGLPAEPTALSIGACPDEELVERAKALRDWPVLKLKLTPEDDGSRAGVLRSVYGGRIRVDGNGSWSPEQALRVAAELHRHDVELLEQPVAPGHLDELRYVHGRSPVPVFADEDCAGPADVLRLRGRVAGINIKLLKCGGLDRAQEMITLARACGLRIMLGCKVESTLGTTAMAQLAGLADHLDLDGPVGLLDDPFTGMRVDRGALTLPPAPGIGATPAPGSHGED, from the coding sequence ATGATCCGGCTCACCCACCGCGAGGTGGTGATCGCCCTCGGCGAGCCCTTCGTCAGCAACACCGGGGTCACCACCGAGGTCCGGCAGAGCGTCGTGGAGCTGGCCTGGGAGGGGCTGCGCGGTCACGGGACCGCCCGGGGCGCGGACCCCGCGGAGCTCGACGCCTGCGCACCCCTGCTGGCCGGCGCGTCCCCGTTCGGCCTGCGGGCGGCCCTGGCCCGGCTGGACCACCTCGCCCCGGCCGCCCGGTCCGCCGTCGACATGGCGCTGCACGACCTGCTCGGCAAGGCCTGCGGGCAGCCCCTGCACCGGCTGCTCGGGCTCGACGGCCTGCCCGCCGAGCCCACCGCGCTCTCCATCGGCGCCTGCCCGGACGAGGAACTCGTCGAGCGGGCGAAGGCCCTGCGCGACTGGCCGGTCCTCAAGCTGAAGCTGACCCCCGAGGACGACGGCAGTCGCGCCGGAGTGCTCCGCTCGGTCTACGGCGGCCGGATCAGGGTCGACGGGAACGGCTCCTGGAGCCCGGAGCAGGCCCTCCGGGTCGCCGCCGAACTCCACCGGCACGATGTCGAGTTGCTGGAGCAACCGGTCGCCCCCGGCCACCTCGACGAGCTCCGGTACGTGCACGGGCGCTCGCCCGTCCCGGTCTTCGCCGACGAGGACTGCGCCGGCCCCGCCGACGTCCTGCGGCTGCGCGGCCGGGTCGCCGGGATCAACATCAAGTTGCTCAAGTGCGGCGGCCTGGACCGCGCCCAGGAGATGATCACGCTCGCCCGCGCCTGCGGACTGCGCATCATGCTCGGCTGCAAGGTGGAGAGCACCCTCGGCACCACCGCGATGGCCCAGCTCGCCGGCCTCGCCGACCACCTCGACCTGGACGGGCCGGTCGGCCTGCTCGACGACCCCTTCACCGGCATGCGCGTGGACCGCGGCGCCCTCACCCTGCCCCCGGCGCCCGGCATCGGCGCCACCCCCGCGCCCGGCTCCCACGGAGAGGACTGA